A stretch of Thermoleophilia bacterium DNA encodes these proteins:
- a CDS encoding ABC transporter ATP-binding protein: MRWASRPSLQLGTAMRGVRRHSPGRSSPPPRSDPLLRTLVRLLTFLRPYTWSVTITALAALGLMACTITLPYLTRRVIDDVLAGQQEDALLPLVITVVVVGVIRALFAVMRRLMAGSVSLAVEFDLRDRVFAHLQRLSFGYFDRMPVGQLMSRATSDLQTVRFFLGYGLIFLFMHAFTLVFVTVVLLFINVPLTLLALLMGPALVLVAVRSSTRSHPVLVDVQQKVGDVTQTAEESIAGIRVVKAFGQEVAQSDRFAVRAHTAFARSMDAARLQSFYQSLMGFLPVLGVAVVILVGGTFTINGTLTLGAFVQFYLYLAILTWPFRSIGMLIGNAQRAAASGQRVFEILDTEPEIVEAEHPIPMPDGGGHVVLSGITFGYDPDRPVLHDIDLDIPAGRIVALIGPTGSGKSTITQLIPRFYDPQQGAVYVDGANLRDLRLEDARRIVGMVGQEPFLFSDTVRANVAFGRPDATDAQVESAARLAQADAFVRALPEGYDTVVGERGVTLSGGQRQRIAIARAIVQDPRILVLDEATASVDASTERAISTALATVMAGRTTIIIAHRLSTIRLADEIVLIDDGRVAARGSHDDLYATSMLYREIHDQGLARPDKRVGRDA; this comes from the coding sequence ATGCGGTGGGCGTCGCGACCCTCGCTACAGTTGGGCACTGCGATGAGGGGGGTGCGGCGCCACTCCCCAGGGCGCTCCTCGCCACCACCACGATCGGACCCGCTACTGCGCACGCTCGTCAGGCTCCTCACCTTTCTCCGGCCCTACACGTGGTCGGTCACGATCACCGCCCTCGCGGCGCTCGGGCTGATGGCCTGCACGATCACCCTGCCATATCTGACTCGTCGGGTCATTGACGACGTGCTCGCCGGCCAGCAGGAGGACGCCCTCCTCCCATTGGTCATCACGGTGGTGGTAGTGGGCGTCATCCGGGCGCTCTTCGCCGTGATGCGCCGTCTCATGGCGGGAAGCGTGAGCCTGGCAGTGGAGTTCGACCTGCGTGACCGGGTCTTCGCGCACCTCCAGCGGCTCTCGTTCGGGTATTTCGACCGCATGCCGGTGGGCCAACTCATGTCGCGGGCGACCAGCGACCTGCAGACGGTGCGCTTCTTCTTGGGGTACGGACTCATATTTCTGTTCATGCACGCGTTCACGCTCGTCTTCGTCACGGTCGTCCTGCTGTTCATCAACGTGCCGCTCACCCTGCTGGCCCTGCTCATGGGCCCCGCACTAGTGCTGGTGGCCGTGCGGTCGAGTACGCGCTCACACCCCGTGCTGGTGGACGTGCAACAGAAGGTGGGTGATGTCACCCAGACGGCGGAGGAGAGCATCGCCGGGATCCGGGTGGTCAAGGCCTTCGGTCAAGAGGTGGCACAGAGCGACCGGTTCGCAGTGCGCGCCCACACCGCGTTCGCCCGCAGCATGGACGCGGCGCGCCTGCAGAGCTTCTACCAGTCACTCATGGGCTTCCTGCCCGTGCTCGGCGTGGCCGTGGTCATTCTCGTGGGCGGCACATTCACCATCAACGGAACCCTGACCCTGGGCGCATTCGTGCAGTTCTACCTCTACCTTGCCATCCTCACCTGGCCCTTCCGGTCCATCGGCATGCTCATCGGCAACGCACAGCGCGCGGCAGCGAGCGGCCAGCGAGTGTTCGAGATCCTCGATACGGAGCCCGAGATCGTAGAGGCCGAGCACCCCATCCCCATGCCCGACGGTGGCGGCCACGTGGTGCTCTCGGGCATCACCTTCGGGTACGACCCCGATCGACCGGTGCTGCACGACATCGATCTGGACATCCCCGCCGGGCGCATCGTCGCCCTCATCGGCCCCACGGGGTCGGGCAAGAGCACCATCACGCAGCTCATCCCCCGCTTCTACGACCCCCAGCAGGGTGCCGTGTACGTGGATGGCGCCAACCTGCGCGACCTGCGCCTAGAGGATGCTCGCCGGATCGTCGGCATGGTGGGCCAAGAACCGTTTCTGTTTTCCGACACCGTCCGCGCCAACGTGGCCTTCGGCCGTCCCGACGCCACGGATGCGCAGGTGGAAAGCGCCGCGCGCCTCGCGCAGGCCGACGCCTTCGTTCGCGCCCTTCCTGAGGGGTACGACACCGTGGTGGGCGAGCGCGGCGTCACGCTGTCCGGTGGCCAGCGCCAACGTATCGCTATCGCTCGGGCCATCGTGCAGGATCCGCGCATCTTGGTGCTTGACGAGGCCACGGCCTCGGTGGACGCCTCCACCGAGCGGGCGATCTCCACCGCGCTTGCCACGGTGATGGCCGGGCGGACCACCATCATCATCGCCCACCGTCTGTCCACCATCCGGCTGGCCGACGAGATCGTCCTGATCGACGACGGACGGGTGGCCGCGCGCGGGTCGCACGACGACCTCTACGCCACGAGCATGCTCTACCGAGAGATCCACGACCAGGGGCTCGCGCGCCCCGACAAACGCGTGGGACGCGACGCCTGA
- the topB gene encoding DNA topoisomerase III translates to MSKKLVICEKPSVSRDVVGALPETFTQTGDAYESDHWVVSHAVGHLLEQVAPEAYDVRFKKWTYEDLPIIPETFRYQARDARSRKQLSALHALMNRDDVDTIVNACDAGREGELIFKLIRQSASKRARDKPVQRAWFSSMTKSAIRDAFGALRPDADMIPLEDAAYARSEADWLVGMNGTRAATTRAGSMRSVLSLGRVQTPTLAMIARRDLEIAAFVPQKYWQIDALLTGADSDLPAVWNDVDGTHPALWFTGPDGKKHRDRIVPGTAADSVAATVSGAAGVVRSVDAKHRQEVAPLLYDLTALQRDANQRFGFSATRTLKAAQSCYDEHKVLTYPRTSSRYLSSDMVGQLTSVVDRVGAAAPEYADAARSARALASLPLGRVVNDAKITDHHAIIPTDDVHNLSRLGGDARRIYDMVARRFLAVFLPPAKLKDTVVITDVQGHTFRSSGTVIVEPGWYAVDAMRRYRVEKQVAAAVAAADEDGEEEANDRTLPSLEVGQRLTCAMATVHAKSTKPPARYNEGSLLKSMETAGKLVEDDEAAEAMKDGGLGTPATRANIIESLIDREYVEREGKQLRATDKAIGLISMLGDHLLTSPELTGRWEQKLNEVQRGAAARSDFHDEIVSFTRQVVEWFADKGRDDLRVTRTVVAPCPLTLPDGTTCSGNIVEQRKSYSCDSYHGKADPGCGYTLWKQSSGGTITMEQALTYIAAGTQSTDLEAAREVIGVCPTDGCDGDIIDRNRSYGCTSWTSKAEPGCGYVIWKRVRGKQGEVTPEEATGMVARGETNATPPRAPVAECPVPGCGGMIVDRPKTYGCNSWKSPRNRGCGYVIWKTSRDLDHEMTVDEARQKIRTDSADPAAAGLSPVAGRKATAPRTKRGTADADGTVARHLLERAIWTGLDGGEKVTLEIPAGSYVGLPDSAAAGLIANLSLDAKPLKLWSTVKDSPAATRATLEQRLQERVRIALAPTSRPTATTAT, encoded by the coding sequence GTGAGCAAGAAACTGGTCATCTGCGAGAAACCCTCGGTCAGCCGTGATGTCGTCGGGGCGTTGCCGGAGACGTTCACGCAGACGGGTGACGCCTACGAGAGCGACCACTGGGTCGTCTCCCACGCCGTGGGCCACTTACTCGAGCAGGTGGCCCCGGAGGCCTACGACGTCCGCTTCAAGAAGTGGACGTACGAGGATCTACCCATCATCCCCGAGACGTTCCGGTATCAGGCCCGCGACGCGAGGTCACGCAAGCAGCTCTCCGCGCTGCACGCACTCATGAACCGCGACGACGTCGACACCATCGTCAACGCCTGTGACGCCGGGCGCGAGGGCGAGCTCATCTTCAAGCTCATTCGGCAGAGCGCATCGAAGAGGGCTCGCGACAAACCCGTGCAACGCGCATGGTTCAGTTCTATGACGAAATCGGCCATCCGGGATGCGTTCGGTGCGCTCCGCCCCGACGCGGACATGATCCCGCTCGAGGACGCCGCGTACGCACGCAGCGAGGCCGACTGGCTGGTGGGGATGAACGGAACCCGCGCGGCAACGACGCGCGCCGGATCCATGCGGAGCGTGCTGTCGCTCGGCCGTGTCCAGACCCCGACCCTCGCCATGATCGCTCGGCGTGACCTCGAAATTGCCGCCTTCGTGCCTCAGAAGTACTGGCAGATCGACGCACTCCTGACCGGTGCCGACTCTGATCTGCCCGCCGTCTGGAACGACGTGGACGGCACGCATCCGGCCCTGTGGTTTACCGGGCCGGATGGCAAGAAGCACCGGGATCGCATCGTCCCCGGCACGGCCGCTGACAGCGTCGCGGCCACCGTGTCGGGTGCTGCAGGCGTGGTGCGCTCGGTTGACGCCAAGCACCGCCAAGAGGTTGCGCCCCTTCTGTACGACCTCACGGCCCTGCAGCGCGACGCCAACCAGCGCTTCGGGTTCAGTGCCACCCGCACCCTGAAAGCGGCGCAGTCGTGTTACGACGAGCACAAGGTGCTCACCTATCCGCGAACCAGTTCGCGCTACCTCAGCAGCGACATGGTGGGGCAGTTGACGTCGGTTGTGGACCGAGTGGGAGCCGCCGCGCCGGAGTACGCCGACGCGGCGCGCTCCGCGCGAGCGCTTGCAAGCCTGCCGCTCGGGCGCGTAGTCAACGACGCCAAGATCACCGACCACCACGCCATCATCCCCACCGACGATGTGCACAATCTCTCGCGCCTCGGAGGCGATGCCCGTCGCATCTACGACATGGTGGCCCGGCGGTTTCTGGCGGTGTTCCTGCCACCGGCGAAACTGAAGGACACCGTGGTCATCACCGATGTCCAGGGACACACGTTCCGCAGTAGCGGCACGGTGATCGTGGAGCCCGGTTGGTACGCCGTGGACGCCATGCGCCGTTATCGGGTGGAGAAGCAGGTCGCGGCGGCCGTCGCCGCCGCCGACGAGGACGGCGAGGAGGAGGCGAACGACCGCACCCTGCCGTCGCTCGAGGTGGGTCAGAGGCTCACCTGCGCGATGGCGACCGTTCACGCCAAGAGCACCAAGCCTCCCGCCCGGTACAACGAAGGCAGCCTGCTCAAGTCGATGGAAACCGCCGGCAAGTTGGTGGAGGACGACGAGGCCGCCGAGGCCATGAAGGATGGCGGGCTCGGTACTCCGGCGACCCGCGCGAACATCATCGAGAGCCTCATCGACCGCGAGTACGTCGAGCGAGAGGGCAAGCAACTCCGCGCTACCGACAAGGCGATCGGGCTCATCTCGATGCTGGGCGACCACCTGCTCACCAGCCCGGAGTTGACCGGGCGCTGGGAGCAAAAGCTCAACGAGGTCCAGCGCGGCGCGGCGGCGCGAAGTGACTTTCATGACGAGATCGTGTCCTTCACGCGGCAGGTGGTGGAATGGTTCGCGGACAAGGGTCGTGACGATCTGCGCGTCACGCGCACAGTCGTCGCCCCCTGTCCGCTCACCCTGCCGGACGGCACTACCTGCTCGGGAAACATCGTGGAGCAGCGCAAGAGCTACTCGTGCGATAGCTACCACGGCAAGGCCGATCCCGGCTGCGGGTACACCCTGTGGAAGCAGTCCAGTGGTGGAACGATCACCATGGAGCAGGCCCTCACCTACATCGCCGCTGGCACCCAGAGCACAGACTTGGAGGCCGCCCGCGAGGTCATCGGCGTGTGCCCCACCGATGGCTGCGACGGCGACATCATCGACCGCAACCGCTCATACGGGTGTACGTCGTGGACGAGCAAGGCGGAGCCCGGATGCGGATACGTCATCTGGAAGCGTGTGCGCGGCAAGCAGGGTGAAGTGACTCCGGAGGAGGCCACGGGCATGGTGGCCCGCGGCGAGACCAACGCCACGCCCCCCCGCGCGCCGGTGGCCGAGTGCCCGGTGCCGGGGTGCGGCGGCATGATCGTGGATCGCCCGAAGACCTACGGGTGCAACTCGTGGAAGAGCCCGCGCAACCGTGGGTGCGGATACGTCATCTGGAAGACGTCGCGCGATTTGGACCACGAGATGACGGTAGACGAGGCCCGGCAGAAGATCCGCACCGATTCCGCCGACCCCGCTGCAGCCGGGCTCTCACCGGTGGCGGGACGAAAGGCAACCGCCCCACGCACGAAGCGCGGCACCGCGGATGCCGACGGCACCGTTGCCCGACACCTACTGGAGCGCGCGATCTGGACCGGCCTCGACGGGGGCGAGAAGGTGACACTCGAGATCCCGGCAGGGTCGTACGTTGGTCTGCCCGACTCTGCCGCGGCGGGGTTGATCGCCAACCTGTCGCTTGATGCCAAGCCCCTCAAGCTGTGGTCGACCGTGAAGGACAGCCCCGCGGCCACCCGCGCCACGTTGGAGCAACGCCTCCAGGAGCGCGTCCGCATCGCCCTCGCACCGACGTCGCGCCCCACAGCCACCACCGCCACGTAG
- a CDS encoding 6-phosphofructokinase — MRVGILTGGGDCPGLNAVIRAVVKVGARRFDHEHVGVLRGWRGLMEQDARTLAPIDVSGILAVGGTILKSSRANPFKDPEATRATLAGFTALGLDALVAIGGEDTLGAASRLHAEFGLNVVGVPKTIDNDLSGTDFTFGFDTAVQIATFAIDRLHTTAESHDRVMVVEVMGRHAGWIALHSGIAGGADHILIPENPPDTDGVINTLRRRHDRGQDASIVVVSEGVDLGDGGPQGERDEFGHAHLAQQGVGDRLGAIIREATGFDTRVTVLGHIQRGGTPTARDRVLATRFGTRAAEMVAEGLAGRMAALHGNIVTDVPLADAVGSLKTVPEADYRLAEPFFA, encoded by the coding sequence ATGCGCGTCGGAATCCTTACCGGGGGGGGTGACTGCCCCGGGCTCAACGCCGTCATCCGGGCGGTCGTGAAGGTGGGTGCGCGACGGTTCGATCATGAGCACGTGGGCGTGCTCCGTGGCTGGCGGGGACTGATGGAGCAGGACGCCCGAACACTGGCGCCCATCGATGTGAGCGGCATTCTCGCGGTGGGCGGCACCATCCTCAAGTCGTCACGCGCCAATCCGTTCAAGGACCCCGAGGCCACGCGAGCGACACTTGCCGGATTCACCGCCCTCGGCCTAGACGCCCTCGTGGCGATCGGCGGGGAGGACACCCTCGGCGCGGCCAGTCGACTCCATGCCGAGTTCGGCCTCAACGTGGTGGGTGTGCCCAAGACGATCGACAACGACCTCTCGGGCACCGACTTCACGTTCGGATTCGACACGGCGGTGCAGATCGCCACGTTCGCGATCGATCGCCTGCACACCACTGCGGAGTCCCACGACCGCGTGATGGTGGTGGAGGTCATGGGACGCCACGCGGGATGGATCGCCCTGCACTCGGGAATCGCCGGCGGCGCCGACCACATCCTCATCCCCGAGAACCCGCCCGACACCGATGGCGTCATCAACACGCTCCGCCGACGTCACGATCGCGGGCAGGACGCCTCGATCGTGGTGGTGAGCGAAGGCGTCGATCTCGGCGATGGCGGCCCACAGGGGGAGCGTGACGAGTTCGGGCACGCGCACCTCGCGCAGCAGGGCGTGGGCGACCGCCTCGGCGCGATCATCCGGGAGGCCACCGGCTTCGACACGCGGGTGACCGTGTTGGGCCACATCCAGCGCGGTGGAACCCCCACCGCGCGGGACCGAGTGCTGGCCACACGGTTCGGTACGCGCGCCGCCGAGATGGTGGCCGAGGGCCTCGCCGGGCGCATGGCGGCACTCCACGGAAACATCGTCACCGACGTTCCCCTCGCCGATGCGGTTGGGTCGCTGAAGACCGTTCCCGAGGCCGACTACCGCCTCGCCGAGCCCTTCTTCGCCTGA
- a CDS encoding alpha/beta fold hydrolase, protein MADRHAQMCDHPGVRVAYDVVGHGPPVALIHGWACRRSDWDGVAGDLSRDHRLLILDLPWHGASRATRDDWSMADLGALVAAVLVDEGMQGATLVGHSMGAAVAMEAARLGTGYQVVALDGLTFMHMYPRQSVSDTDAFLAPYEVDFPAAVHGLCERAAGPDADPLFIEVVAREMGTMDATTGVAMLRHLFDWDMDAALDHADAAGTRITAFAAKSMLSPRVTDAYGNRMRIIPVALGGHFFPRQHPAATADLIRGVIAASVGDASGSRSRPRGKAWDGPAAGDDVGADAPSGD, encoded by the coding sequence GTGGCTGACCGCCATGCCCAGATGTGCGACCACCCCGGGGTCCGGGTGGCCTACGACGTGGTGGGCCATGGTCCACCGGTGGCCCTCATCCATGGCTGGGCCTGTCGCCGTTCCGATTGGGACGGGGTGGCCGGAGATCTGAGCCGTGACCACCGGCTGCTGATCCTCGACCTGCCGTGGCACGGAGCGTCACGCGCGACGCGCGACGACTGGTCCATGGCCGACCTCGGGGCGCTCGTCGCTGCCGTACTCGTGGATGAGGGAATGCAGGGGGCCACCCTCGTCGGGCACTCGATGGGCGCCGCCGTGGCGATGGAGGCGGCACGACTCGGGACCGGCTACCAGGTGGTGGCGCTCGACGGTCTCACCTTCATGCACATGTATCCGCGCCAATCGGTGTCGGACACCGATGCGTTCCTCGCCCCGTACGAGGTCGATTTCCCGGCAGCCGTGCACGGGCTGTGCGAGCGGGCGGCGGGGCCCGATGCCGACCCGCTGTTCATCGAGGTGGTGGCGCGGGAGATGGGCACGATGGACGCAACTACGGGGGTGGCCATGTTGCGCCACCTGTTCGACTGGGACATGGACGCCGCACTCGATCACGCCGACGCAGCGGGTACCCGGATCACCGCGTTCGCTGCCAAGTCGATGCTGTCCCCGCGCGTCACCGACGCGTATGGCAATCGCATGCGCATCATTCCTGTGGCCCTCGGTGGGCACTTCTTCCCGCGTCAGCATCCGGCGGCCACCGCCGACCTGATCCGGGGTGTGATCGCCGCATCGGTGGGAGATGCGTCCGGGTCCCGCTCTCGTCCTAGGGGGAAGGCGTGGGATGGCCCGGCGGCGGGGGATGACGTCGGCGCGGATGCTCCATCTGGCGATTGA
- a CDS encoding ABC transporter ATP-binding protein: protein MGTRPVGHGHVGGLISRLDHDEDEPRGTRRPRRNVRRLVPYFRPYRGRVILTVVLMLLVTAAGLAGPALAQIAIDSGISVGSVTALAVIVTVFVVIGLIGLVAGYWQSYLSSWVGERVLLDLRRQVFRHMMRLDLGHHERTPTGRSVSRLTSDIEAVHQLVVEGATSLVINGLSLIGVVCILIAYDWKLAIAALIIFPILAVGTAWFRVTAAKAYRLTRERVAVVLTVLQETLSGVRVVQAHGRQDEVRRRFRDANREYREANMTTVTVSGIYFPAVELLAALGTALILWYGGNRVLSTDLSVGVMVAFIGYLSAFFDPIQQLSQLFNTFQSAMAALEKIFGVLETDPAVTDRADAVDLPAVPGAIDLDGVSFGYGRDYVIRDVHLHIAPGATVALVGATGAGKSTIAKLIARLYDPDEGTVTVGGIDLRGVREESLRAQMGIVPQEGHLFSTTIAENVRFAFPAATDEDVRRALETVGALEFVDGLPDGIHTDVQERGARLSSGQRQLICFARALVADPQLIILDEATSSVDIGTEKRIEDALDRLLSGRTAVIIAHRLSTIRRADRIVVVADGRIADQGSHDELMSRDGIYTSLYRDWESATA, encoded by the coding sequence ATGGGTACGCGACCCGTGGGACACGGCCATGTCGGCGGCCTGATCAGTCGCCTCGACCACGACGAGGACGAGCCCCGCGGCACCCGCCGGCCACGTCGGAACGTGCGGCGTCTCGTGCCGTACTTCCGCCCCTACCGCGGGCGCGTGATCCTGACGGTCGTCCTCATGCTCCTGGTGACGGCCGCCGGGCTCGCCGGTCCGGCGCTGGCCCAGATCGCCATCGACTCCGGTATCTCCGTAGGCAGCGTGACGGCGCTCGCCGTCATCGTCACGGTGTTCGTGGTCATCGGCCTCATTGGGCTCGTCGCCGGTTACTGGCAGAGCTACCTGTCGTCGTGGGTGGGCGAGCGGGTTCTGCTCGACCTGCGCCGCCAAGTGTTCCGTCACATGATGCGGCTCGACCTCGGGCACCACGAGCGCACACCCACCGGGCGCAGCGTCAGTCGCCTGACTTCCGACATCGAGGCCGTCCACCAACTCGTGGTCGAGGGGGCGACATCGCTCGTCATCAACGGGCTGTCGCTCATCGGCGTCGTTTGCATCCTCATCGCGTATGACTGGAAGCTGGCCATCGCCGCGCTCATCATCTTCCCGATCCTCGCGGTGGGTACTGCGTGGTTCCGCGTGACGGCCGCGAAGGCGTACCGGCTCACACGCGAACGCGTAGCCGTCGTCCTCACCGTCTTGCAGGAAACCCTGTCGGGAGTGCGCGTGGTTCAGGCCCACGGGCGCCAGGATGAGGTCCGCCGACGCTTCCGCGATGCCAACCGGGAGTACCGGGAGGCCAACATGACCACCGTCACGGTGTCGGGCATCTACTTCCCGGCGGTGGAACTCCTCGCCGCACTCGGCACCGCGCTCATCCTCTGGTACGGCGGCAACCGGGTGCTGAGCACCGATCTGAGCGTGGGAGTGATGGTCGCGTTCATCGGGTACCTCTCGGCGTTCTTCGACCCGATCCAGCAGCTCTCACAGCTCTTCAACACCTTCCAGTCGGCCATGGCGGCGCTCGAGAAGATCTTCGGGGTGCTCGAAACCGACCCGGCCGTCACCGACCGCGCCGACGCCGTGGACCTGCCCGCCGTTCCCGGGGCCATCGACCTCGACGGGGTCTCGTTCGGATACGGACGTGACTACGTCATCCGCGATGTCCACCTGCACATCGCGCCCGGCGCGACGGTAGCGCTGGTGGGGGCCACCGGCGCGGGCAAGAGCACGATCGCCAAGTTGATCGCACGCCTCTACGACCCCGACGAGGGCACCGTTACCGTGGGCGGGATCGACCTGCGCGGCGTACGCGAGGAGTCCTTACGTGCCCAGATGGGAATCGTTCCCCAGGAGGGGCACCTCTTCAGTACAACCATCGCCGAGAACGTGCGCTTCGCCTTCCCTGCCGCTACCGACGAGGACGTCCGCAGGGCGCTCGAAACGGTGGGCGCTCTCGAGTTCGTGGACGGCCTGCCCGACGGCATCCACACCGACGTGCAGGAGCGAGGTGCTCGCCTGTCGTCCGGGCAGCGCCAGTTGATCTGCTTCGCACGCGCCTTGGTGGCCGACCCCCAGCTCATCATCTTGGATGAGGCCACTTCATCCGTCGACATCGGAACCGAGAAGCGGATTGAGGACGCTCTCGACCGCCTGCTCAGCGGTCGCACGGCCGTCATCATCGCCCACCGCCTCTCCACCATCCGGCGCGCCGACCGCATCGTGGTCGTGGCGGACGGCCGCATCGCGGATCAGGGCAGCCACGACGAGTTGATGAGTCGGGACGGCATCTACACGAGTCTGTATCGCGATTGGGAGTCCGCGACCGCGTAG
- the ftcD gene encoding glutamate formimidoyltransferase — MRSLTSVRSSGSDRGGGEERPGEWRRTPLIAVPNCSEGRDAHRIGRLVASTRVPGVRVIGTQSDADHHRTVITLAGPAGALVDAAVGLATCARDEIDLRGHDGVHPCVGALDVLPFVALRDEQMPSAVAAAREAARRIGDEVGVPCLLYGRAAGAGRERPALLRAGGRDRLTDAMSRGEVVADAGPSAPHVSAGATLVGARGPLIAWNIWLPGASLDDARAIATAVREGTDGTGLTGVRALGLMCTRRGLAQVSMNVEDYRRTPLRAVVERVRHEAASRGVRSGASELVGLIPRDALRGVSPATLGLPAFHPAQVIETFTED; from the coding sequence GTGAGGAGCCTGACGAGCGTGCGCAGTAGCGGGTCCGATCGTGGTGGTGGCGAGGAGCGCCCTGGGGAGTGGCGCCGCACCCCCCTCATCGCAGTGCCCAACTGTAGCGAGGGTCGCGACGCCCACCGCATCGGTCGGCTCGTGGCCTCCACTCGGGTTCCGGGTGTGCGCGTGATCGGCACGCAGTCCGACGCCGACCACCACCGTACGGTCATCACGCTGGCCGGCCCGGCCGGTGCATTGGTGGACGCCGCAGTGGGCCTCGCCACGTGCGCGCGCGACGAGATCGACCTGCGCGGGCATGACGGCGTCCATCCGTGTGTCGGCGCCCTCGACGTGCTGCCGTTCGTCGCGCTGCGTGACGAACAGATGCCGAGTGCGGTGGCCGCCGCACGTGAGGCGGCCCGGCGTATCGGCGACGAGGTGGGTGTGCCCTGCCTTCTCTACGGCCGCGCGGCGGGTGCGGGCCGCGAACGACCGGCACTCCTGCGTGCCGGCGGTCGGGACCGGCTCACCGATGCGATGTCGCGCGGGGAGGTCGTGGCCGACGCGGGTCCCTCCGCCCCCCATGTATCGGCCGGCGCCACTCTGGTCGGTGCCCGTGGCCCGCTCATCGCGTGGAACATCTGGCTGCCGGGGGCATCGTTGGACGACGCCCGCGCCATCGCCACCGCCGTGCGTGAGGGGACGGACGGCACCGGCCTCACGGGCGTTCGGGCGCTCGGACTCATGTGCACACGCCGCGGCCTTGCGCAGGTCTCCATGAACGTGGAGGATTACCGACGTACACCGCTGCGCGCGGTGGTCGAACGGGTGCGGCACGAAGCCGCGTCGCGGGGCGTCCGATCAGGGGCCTCGGAACTCGTGGGGCTCATCCCCCGCGACGCCCTACGTGGGGTGTCCCCGGCTACGCTGGGTCTCCCTGCGTTCCATCCCGCGCAGGTCATCGAGACATTTACGGAGGACTGA